In Ignavibacteriota bacterium, one genomic interval encodes:
- a CDS encoding nucleoside monophosphate kinase yields the protein MKKRMLIFFGAPGVGKGTQAAIISSKLNIPHISTGDILRDAICKENTLGLEAKSLPIKAN from the coding sequence ATGAAAAAGAGAATGTTAATATTTTTTGGCGCTCCTGGTGTCGGCAAAGGAACTCAAGCCGCAATAATTTCCTCAAAGTTAAATATTCCGCATATTTCTACGGGTGATATTTTAAGAGACGCTATATGCAAAGAAAATACGCTGGGATTAGAAGCAAAAAGTTTACCGATAAAGGCGAATTAG
- a CDS encoding T9SS type A sorting domain-containing protein → MLRSNLNTEMLNRNILLLTDTVYTNKYIKNALIPMVDSLKNHPAIIAWEIFNEPEGMSNEFGWSDIEHVPMADIQRFINLTSGAIHRTDSLAKVTNGCWSIQAMTDVPTISLQKFSDSELNEIRDEINSKYNFNLSAESVFEHLQKISLKQNYNYYSDNRLIESGGDEKGILDFYSVHYYDWAGTTLSPFHNSNDFWQLDKPLVIAEFHMKNTLGKAKSDLYRILIENNYAGALAWSWTDNAVTQVNDILSGLLSIWDNYRSSVDILGIGGDWPKVSLVSPLDNSKYEDTSSVLIKIDASDADGTIQLVEIFVNDTIKIAELYESPYEFNWIPSEFGNFNIHAVATDNNEHKRKSNVVKIVYGEPPFTRLEAEVVTIPTSGLAIKSDITASGGAYTEMRQTTAKITWKINNVKTAGNYEIKFGYRLSFDTPKGQYVNVNGTRITEIMFEGVVNKWLEVSLFVDLSEGNNTLEIEPSWGWMDIDYIAIPNDIITNIKIDEKINNEFYLAQNYPNPFNPVTTIKYFVPENAVGVNSNKAFSHIKLNVYDILGRETAVLVNENQKPGVYKILFNASNFSSGIYFYKLQIDKLIFSRKMILLK, encoded by the coding sequence ATGCTCAGATCAAATTTAAATACCGAAATGCTGAATAGAAATATTTTACTTTTAACAGATACAGTTTACACTAATAAATATATAAAAAATGCTTTAATTCCAATGGTTGATTCTTTGAAAAATCATCCGGCAATTATTGCTTGGGAAATTTTTAATGAACCTGAAGGAATGAGTAATGAATTTGGCTGGTCGGATATTGAACACGTGCCGATGGCGGATATTCAAAGATTTATTAATCTAACTTCTGGTGCAATACATAGAACGGATAGTTTGGCTAAAGTTACCAATGGATGCTGGAGTATTCAAGCAATGACAGATGTTCCGACAATAAGTCTGCAAAAATTTTCTGACTCGGAACTAAATGAAATTAGAGACGAAATTAATTCAAAGTACAATTTCAATTTATCAGCCGAAAGTGTTTTCGAACATCTTCAAAAAATTTCTTTAAAACAAAATTATAATTATTATTCAGATAATAGACTTATTGAATCGGGCGGTGATGAAAAGGGAATATTAGATTTTTATTCTGTTCATTATTACGATTGGGCTGGAACAACTCTTTCTCCTTTTCATAATTCAAATGATTTTTGGCAATTGGATAAACCATTGGTCATCGCAGAATTCCATATGAAAAATACATTAGGCAAAGCCAAATCGGATCTTTATAGAATATTGATTGAAAATAATTATGCTGGAGCGTTGGCTTGGTCTTGGACAGACAATGCGGTAACTCAAGTTAACGACATTCTTTCGGGTTTACTTTCAATATGGGATAATTACAGATCCAGTGTTGATATTTTAGGCATCGGAGGCGACTGGCCGAAAGTAAGTTTAGTTTCTCCTTTGGATAATTCAAAATATGAGGATACATCAAGTGTTTTAATTAAAATTGATGCTAGCGACGCCGACGGTACAATTCAATTAGTGGAAATTTTTGTTAACGATACTATAAAAATTGCCGAACTATATGAAAGTCCATATGAATTTAATTGGATTCCTTCAGAGTTTGGAAATTTCAACATTCACGCGGTCGCGACTGATAATAACGAACATAAAAGAAAATCAAACGTAGTTAAAATTGTTTATGGAGAACCGCCATTTACAAGATTAGAAGCGGAAGTTGTTACAATTCCTACATCCGGATTAGCAATAAAAAGCGATATAACCGCCAGCGGCGGTGCGTATACTGAAATGCGTCAAACTACTGCAAAAATTACTTGGAAGATAAATAATGTTAAAACAGCCGGTAATTATGAAATAAAATTCGGTTATCGTCTTTCTTTTGATACGCCTAAAGGGCAATATGTAAATGTAAACGGAACAAGAATTACCGAAATTATGTTTGAAGGCGTTGTAAATAAATGGCTTGAAGTTTCTTTATTTGTCGATCTTAGTGAAGGAAATAATACATTAGAGATTGAACCTTCCTGGGGTTGGATGGATATCGATTATATTGCGATTCCAAATGATATAATTACAAACATTAAAATTGATGAAAAAATAAATAATGAATTTTATTTAGCTCAAAATTATCCCAATCCATTTAATCCTGTAACCACTATTAAATATTTTGTCCCGGAAAACGCAGTTGGCGTAAATTCAAATAAGGCATTTTCTCATATAAAATTAAATGTTTATGATATTTTGGGCAGGGAAACAGCCGTTTTAGTTAATGAAAATCAAAAGCCCGGAGTTTACAAGATATTATTTAATGCATCAAACTTTTCAAGCGGAATTTATTTTTATAAACTTCAAATTGATAAATTAATATTTTCAAGAAAAATGATTCTTTTAAAATAA
- a CDS encoding beta-mannosidase gives MKYKVLLLIPFFIAACTYQNESKIIQEKLDAKLIDTNATFGTIALFYNLLKNPDSTVIFGHHHSTAYGIGWRDDKDRSDIKDVTGSYPGIVGWDFADLNYQKNNNPDWLKDHAVNAYNNGLINIFAWHLDNLVTGGSFYDTTIVVKHILPGGSHHDVYKNELKRIAYFSKHLIGKDGKLIPIIFRPFHEFDGSWFWWGEHFCTPEEFINLWRFTITYLRDTLNVNNIIYAFSPDCTFTNYTEFLERFPGDDFVDLIGMDNYWDFTDLGEGTDAVVKKLKLITKIAREKNKIAAFTETGLEKIPNNKWWTEKLLKVLKSDSVNVSFVMVWRNAYINHFYAPFKNHPCSQNFIEFKNDPKIIFADELSDIFNIDMVLSK, from the coding sequence ATGAAATATAAAGTACTTTTACTGATTCCGTTTTTTATTGCTGCTTGTACCTATCAAAATGAAAGCAAAATAATTCAAGAAAAATTAGACGCAAAACTCATTGATACAAACGCAACATTCGGAACAATTGCGCTATTTTATAATTTGCTGAAGAATCCGGATTCAACGGTAATCTTCGGACATCATCATTCAACAGCTTACGGAATTGGATGGCGGGATGATAAGGATAGATCGGATATTAAAGACGTTACGGGAAGTTATCCCGGAATTGTTGGCTGGGATTTTGCAGATTTAAATTATCAAAAAAATAATAACCCTGATTGGTTAAAAGATCATGCGGTAAATGCCTATAATAACGGACTAATTAATATTTTTGCCTGGCATTTAGACAATTTGGTAACCGGCGGAAGTTTTTATGATACTACAATTGTGGTAAAACATATTTTACCCGGCGGAAGTCACCACGATGTTTATAAAAATGAGCTTAAACGAATCGCTTACTTTTCAAAACACTTAATTGGCAAAGATGGAAAATTGATACCAATTATTTTTAGACCATTTCATGAATTTGACGGAAGCTGGTTTTGGTGGGGTGAACATTTTTGCACGCCTGAAGAATTTATTAACTTATGGCGGTTCACAATTACATATCTTAGAGATACGTTAAATGTTAATAATATTATTTACGCGTTTTCACCTGATTGTACCTTTACCAATTATACTGAATTTTTGGAACGATTCCCTGGCGATGATTTTGTTGATTTGATTGGAATGGATAATTATTGGGATTTTACTGACCTTGGAGAAGGAACCGATGCGGTTGTTAAAAAATTAAAATTGATTACAAAAATTGCAAGAGAAAAAAATAAAATCGCGGCGTTTACCGAAACCGGATTGGAAAAAATTCCCAATAATAAATGGTGGACAGAAAAATTACTGAAGGTTCTTAAAAGTGACAGTGTAAATGTTTCTTTTGTAATGGTATGGAGAAACGCGTATATAAATCATTTTTACGCGCCATTTAAGAATCATCCGTGTTCTCAGAATTTCATTGAATTTAAAAATGATCCAAAGATAATTTTTGCGGATGAATTATCGGATATTTTCAATATTGATATGGTTTTATCAAAAT
- a CDS encoding right-handed parallel beta-helix repeat-containing protein: MKSVRTFNVLDYGSKGDGIELDTKAFQKAIDEAEKIGNGSIVLVPQNHKYLIGTIYLKSGIDFHLQGNAELIVSNNKDDYSGEAAIVASGAYNLVISGSGSINGRSMEFMSHYDSENEWWIPKEWRPKLFILTKCYDLKISEITINNAPLWSLHMLGCENVLIDGIKIYNDLDVPNCDGIDPDHCRNVEIRNCKIKCGDDAIVVKATRQNEDYGPSANIWIHDCELETQDSGLKIGTETTRDIFNIILNDVK, encoded by the coding sequence ATGAAATCAGTGAGAACATTTAATGTATTAGATTACGGATCAAAAGGTGACGGAATTGAATTAGATACAAAAGCATTTCAAAAAGCAATAGATGAAGCTGAAAAAATAGGGAATGGTTCAATTGTTCTTGTACCGCAAAACCATAAATATTTAATTGGCACTATTTATCTTAAAAGTGGAATAGATTTTCATTTGCAGGGAAACGCGGAACTGATAGTTAGCAATAATAAAGATGATTATTCCGGCGAGGCTGCAATTGTAGCGAGTGGCGCATATAATTTGGTAATTTCCGGAAGCGGCAGCATAAATGGGCGTTCAATGGAATTTATGTCGCATTACGATTCTGAAAACGAATGGTGGATACCAAAAGAATGGAGACCAAAATTATTCATTTTAACTAAATGCTATGATCTGAAAATCAGTGAAATTACAATTAACAATGCGCCGCTTTGGAGCTTACACATGTTGGGCTGTGAAAATGTTTTAATTGACGGAATTAAAATTTACAATGATCTTGATGTCCCAAATTGTGATGGTATTGATCCCGACCATTGCAGAAATGTTGAAATTAGAAATTGTAAAATTAAGTGCGGAGATGATGCCATTGTTGTTAAAGCAACTCGGCAGAATGAAGATTACGGACCATCAGCAAACATTTGGATTCATGATTGTGAACTTGAAACTCAAGATTCCGGGCTTAAAATTGGTACTGAAACTACACGTGATATTTTTAATATAATTTTGAACGATGTAAAATAA
- a CDS encoding SET domain-containing protein-lysine N-methyltransferase codes for MKSLDKGWEDKFVIKKSKIKGAGKGVFATKEIKKGEHIGYYTGKAIKAKQLDKEPYISSLFILQITKNHFIYGEGKESNFVSFINHSNKPNAELIVSTRWKTGRIAAIRKIKPGEEIFYNYSDGYWKALEKTPG; via the coding sequence ATGAAAAGTTTAGACAAAGGCTGGGAAGATAAATTTGTAATAAAAAAAAGTAAAATTAAAGGTGCCGGAAAAGGTGTATTCGCAACAAAAGAAATTAAAAAAGGCGAGCACATAGGTTACTATACCGGAAAAGCGATTAAAGCAAAACAATTAGATAAAGAACCTTATATTTCTTCTTTATTTATTCTTCAAATCACAAAAAATCATTTTATTTATGGAGAAGGCAAAGAATCAAATTTTGTCAGTTTTATTAATCATTCCAATAAACCCAATGCGGAATTGATTGTTTCCACAAGATGGAAAACCGGACGAATTGCCGCCATACGAAAAATAAAACCCGGTGAGGAAATATTTTATAATTATTCTGACGGATACTGGAAAGCACTTGAAAAAACTCCGGGTTGA
- a CDS encoding AGE family epimerase/isomerase, translating into MKKVISAFIVMLLVSSINFSQDEKLAEELYNSLKQNIIETWYPRTIDKIYGGFITDFNYEWKEEGKQNKMLVSQTRHVWTTSKSAEFFNDKNYLNYAKHGFEFLKNKMWDSVYGGFYFYRDQEGNEIPQIGNNKSSYSNAFAIYCLAAYYKISNDSSALNLAVKTFYWLEKNAHDPINKGYFDLLNQDGSRQKLIVEKRGLEYNVKSNWKDQNSSIHLLEAFTELYSVWKNELLKIRLEEMLSLIRDTIVNEKGYLILYFDEKWHPISFADSIEEIRKANHFLDHVSFGHDIETAYLMLEAENVLENKDKSKTLAVAKKMVDHAVEFGWDYKNGGFIYEGYYFKNEMKPRVINKSKVWWVQAEGLNSLLMMYKLFPEEKRYYELFIKEWKYIDKYLIDHKHGDWYAEGLDNSPEFITYAKSYEWKVNYHNSRALMNCIKMLNEK; encoded by the coding sequence TTGAAAAAGGTAATATCAGCATTTATTGTAATGTTACTTGTCTCATCAATCAATTTTTCTCAAGATGAAAAATTGGCTGAAGAACTTTATAATTCGTTGAAGCAAAACATAATTGAGACTTGGTATCCGAGAACAATAGATAAAATATATGGCGGATTTATTACTGATTTTAATTATGAATGGAAAGAAGAAGGCAAGCAAAATAAAATGTTGGTTTCTCAAACTCGACACGTTTGGACAACTTCTAAATCTGCCGAATTTTTCAATGATAAAAATTATCTTAACTATGCAAAGCATGGATTTGAGTTTCTCAAAAATAAAATGTGGGATTCAGTTTATGGCGGATTCTATTTTTACCGTGATCAAGAAGGAAATGAAATTCCTCAAATTGGTAATAATAAATCTTCATACAGTAACGCATTTGCAATTTATTGTTTAGCCGCATATTATAAAATATCAAATGACAGTTCTGCGCTAAATTTAGCAGTAAAAACATTTTATTGGTTAGAGAAAAACGCTCACGACCCGATAAATAAAGGTTATTTTGACTTACTTAATCAAGACGGTTCCAGACAAAAGTTAATTGTTGAAAAACGTGGTTTAGAATATAATGTAAAATCAAATTGGAAAGATCAAAATTCTTCAATTCATTTATTGGAGGCTTTTACTGAACTTTATTCCGTTTGGAAGAATGAATTATTGAAAATTAGATTAGAAGAAATGTTAAGTTTAATAAGAGATACAATTGTAAATGAAAAAGGATATTTAATTTTATATTTTGATGAAAAATGGCATCCCATTTCTTTTGCCGATTCAATCGAAGAGATTAGAAAAGCAAATCATTTTTTAGATCATGTTTCATTCGGACATGACATTGAAACTGCTTATCTAATGCTTGAAGCAGAAAATGTTTTAGAGAATAAAGATAAATCAAAAACACTTGCCGTTGCGAAAAAAATGGTTGATCATGCTGTGGAATTTGGTTGGGATTATAAAAATGGCGGGTTCATCTACGAAGGATATTATTTTAAAAATGAAATGAAACCTCGCGTAATTAATAAATCAAAAGTGTGGTGGGTACAAGCAGAAGGATTAAACTCACTTTTAATGATGTATAAATTATTTCCCGAAGAAAAAAGATATTACGAATTGTTTATTAAAGAATGGAAATATATAGATAAATATTTGATTGATCACAAACACGGTGATTGGTATGCCGAAGGTTTGGATAACTCTCCTGAATTTATAACCTATGCAAAATCATACGAATGGAAAGTTAATTATCATAATTCAAGAGCGTTAATGAATTGTATTAAAATGCTGAATGAAAAATAG
- a CDS encoding cellulase family glycosylhydrolase: protein MNRREFVKTGSVFGLAAIGGFPINLKSQTKGENMNFSKYKGFNLTQKTGGTGPRQKFEEEDFEIMNDLGFNFARIPMSYWNWSKPENWLEINEDIFTDIDEVIEFGRQYNIHINLNLHRVPGYCINGRDLEPMDLFDDTPENMKTALDAVVRHWKFIANRYKGFSNERVTFDLINEPPGNTNVKRYEEIVRALVYGIRKEDPNRLIVVDGKDIGRAPLLGIEDLNVVQSTRGYDPMSVSHYTATWVPKNEFETFEKPTWPLQGDDGKIWDKDALKVKLIDSWKPLIDKGVQVHVGEWGCFNQTPHDICLSWMKDVLALWKEANWGQSMWNLKGAFGILNSERSDVKYEEYKGHKLDRKMLELLNQY, encoded by the coding sequence GTGAATAGAAGAGAATTTGTCAAAACTGGCTCGGTTTTTGGATTAGCCGCCATTGGCGGATTTCCTATAAATTTAAAATCTCAAACAAAAGGGGAGAATATGAATTTCTCAAAATATAAAGGTTTTAACTTAACTCAGAAAACTGGCGGAACAGGACCAAGACAAAAATTTGAAGAAGAGGATTTTGAAATAATGAACGACTTGGGATTTAATTTTGCAAGAATTCCAATGTCTTATTGGAATTGGTCAAAGCCAGAAAACTGGTTAGAAATAAATGAGGATATTTTTACCGATATTGACGAAGTAATTGAATTTGGCAGACAATATAATATTCATATAAATTTAAATTTACATAGAGTTCCCGGATATTGCATAAATGGAAGAGATTTGGAACCGATGGATCTATTTGACGATACGCCGGAAAATATGAAAACCGCATTAGATGCGGTTGTACGGCATTGGAAATTCATTGCCAATAGATATAAAGGGTTTTCAAATGAGCGAGTTACTTTTGATTTAATAAATGAACCGCCTGGAAACACAAATGTTAAAAGATATGAGGAAATTGTTCGTGCTTTAGTTTATGGAATTAGAAAAGAAGACCCGAACAGACTTATTGTTGTTGACGGTAAAGATATTGGACGCGCTCCGTTATTAGGAATTGAGGATTTAAATGTTGTTCAAAGTACACGCGGCTATGATCCGATGAGCGTAAGTCACTATACCGCAACTTGGGTTCCCAAGAATGAATTTGAAACATTTGAAAAACCTACTTGGCCATTGCAAGGCGATGACGGAAAGATTTGGGATAAGGACGCGCTAAAAGTTAAATTGATTGACAGTTGGAAACCGTTAATTGATAAAGGTGTTCAAGTTCACGTTGGTGAATGGGGATGTTTTAATCAAACGCCGCATGATATATGTCTTAGTTGGATGAAAGACGTACTCGCTTTGTGGAAAGAAGCGAATTGGGGTCAGTCTATGTGGAATTTAAAAGGAGCGTTTGGGATATTGAACAGCGAAAGATCTGATGTTAAGTATGAAGAATATAAAGGACATAAGTTAGATAGAAAAATGCTGGAGTTACTTAATCAATATTGA
- a CDS encoding nucleoside deaminase, with amino-acid sequence MFSALQQAELAFEKDEVPVGAVVVYQNKIIGRGHNQMESLNDSTAHAEMIAITAASNYLKEKFLDECSIFITLEPCLMCTGAILLSRIKNVYFGAFEPKFGAAGSVYNLLAENKFPNNINVYSGIYAEESQNLIQSFFIKKRKVN; translated from the coding sequence ATGTTCTCTGCTTTACAGCAAGCAGAGTTAGCATTTGAAAAAGATGAAGTTCCGGTTGGAGCGGTAGTTGTCTATCAAAATAAAATTATCGGACGCGGTCATAACCAAATGGAATCTCTCAATGATTCTACTGCACATGCCGAAATGATCGCTATAACAGCGGCATCAAATTACTTAAAAGAAAAATTTCTTGATGAATGCAGCATTTTCATCACTCTTGAACCATGTTTAATGTGTACAGGAGCAATCTTATTATCACGTATTAAAAATGTATATTTTGGAGCGTTTGAACCAAAATTTGGAGCAGCGGGATCAGTGTATAATTTGCTCGCGGAAAATAAATTTCCAAATAATATTAATGTCTATTCAGGAATTTATGCCGAAGAAAGCCAAAATCTAATTCAATCGTTTTTCATTAAAAAAAGAAAGGTAAATTAA
- a CDS encoding aldo/keto reductase: protein MEYRFLGKTGLKVSALSFGSWVTFSEQVDKKVASNCMKTAYDFGVNFFDNAEGYAAGKSESMMGEIIKDFGWKRSDLVLSTKIFWGGRGPNDRGLSFKHTIEGTNASLKRMQTEYVDLLFCHRPDFYTPIEETVRAMNVLINQGKAFYWGTSEWTAVQLMEAYEIARREHLIPPVMEQPQYNMFVRDKVEKEFADLYTKIGLGTTIWSPLASGILTGKYNNGIPKNSRLSLNGYEWLKERFESENGKHQIKKVIELEKIAKEINCSISEMAIAWCLLNKNVSTVITGASKPEQVKTNMNSLNIVELLDNEILEKIETILDNKPEHDFDWRNN from the coding sequence ATGGAATATAGATTTCTAGGTAAAACAGGGTTAAAAGTTTCAGCACTTTCCTTTGGTTCATGGGTCACTTTTAGTGAACAAGTCGACAAAAAAGTCGCTTCAAATTGTATGAAGACGGCATATGATTTCGGCGTTAATTTTTTTGATAATGCCGAAGGTTACGCAGCCGGTAAATCAGAATCAATGATGGGAGAAATAATTAAAGATTTCGGTTGGAAAAGATCAGATTTAGTTTTATCAACTAAAATATTTTGGGGCGGAAGAGGACCAAATGACAGAGGATTATCGTTTAAGCATACTATAGAAGGAACTAATGCGTCATTAAAAAGAATGCAGACTGAATATGTTGATCTATTATTTTGTCATCGTCCCGATTTTTATACGCCGATTGAAGAAACTGTTAGGGCTATGAATGTGCTGATTAATCAAGGTAAAGCTTTTTATTGGGGTACAAGCGAATGGACAGCGGTTCAATTGATGGAAGCTTATGAAATTGCCAGGAGAGAACATTTAATTCCACCCGTTATGGAACAGCCTCAATATAATATGTTCGTAAGAGACAAAGTTGAAAAAGAATTTGCCGACCTATATACTAAAATTGGATTAGGCACAACAATTTGGAGTCCACTTGCAAGCGGAATATTAACCGGAAAATATAATAACGGAATTCCAAAAAATTCAAGATTATCATTAAATGGATATGAATGGTTAAAAGAAAGATTTGAAAGTGAGAACGGTAAACATCAAATTAAAAAAGTAATTGAATTAGAGAAAATAGCAAAGGAAATTAATTGCTCAATTTCAGAAATGGCAATTGCATGGTGCTTGCTAAATAAAAATGTTAGTACGGTAATAACTGGCGCTTCAAAACCGGAACAAGTAAAAACAAATATGAACTCATTAAATATTGTTGAACTTCTTGATAATGAAATATTAGAAAAAATAGAAACTATTTTGGACAACAAACCCGAACATGATTTTGATTGGCGAAACAACTAA
- a CDS encoding metallophosphoesterase family protein: MNSNKPITKKLSSLFFYNFVAVSVLLLNVNAQNMINLKFDKFEKFKIVQFTDIHFDIENETESDSVLNNMTNIIVQENPGLVVLTGDIVTSKPVEKAWEKVTEPMRKKKIPWAVAFGNHDHEYGLTNKEIMEYLTTLPFNYSEAGPSDISGIGNYIIEIKSSNSKDVKAILYFFDSNAYTEEGDKAELGDYDWIKFDQINWYREVSKRYTKLNDNQPLPALAFFHIPLPEYDLIKKNPTTIGDRDEQVCSPKINSGLYNAFLEFKDVMGMFVGHDHNNNYIGTLNNICLAYGCKTGKNSYGDLEKGARVIVLFEGERKFNTWINTINEKSKNFVTFPDSFEK; encoded by the coding sequence ATGAATTCAAATAAGCCGATAACTAAAAAACTTTCATCATTGTTTTTTTATAATTTTGTTGCTGTAAGTGTTTTATTATTAAATGTAAATGCGCAAAATATGATCAATCTAAAATTTGATAAATTTGAGAAATTTAAAATTGTTCAATTTACCGATATTCATTTTGATATAGAAAATGAGACTGAAAGTGACAGCGTACTAAATAATATGACAAATATAATTGTTCAGGAAAATCCTGGATTGGTTGTCTTAACGGGCGATATTGTTACATCAAAACCTGTTGAAAAAGCTTGGGAAAAAGTAACTGAACCAATGAGGAAAAAGAAAATACCTTGGGCTGTTGCTTTCGGCAATCACGATCATGAATATGGACTTACAAACAAAGAAATAATGGAATATTTGACAACCTTGCCTTTTAATTATTCTGAAGCCGGTCCTTCAGATATTTCTGGAATTGGAAATTACATTATAGAAATAAAATCGTCGAATTCAAAGGATGTAAAAGCTATTCTTTATTTTTTTGATTCAAATGCATATACAGAGGAAGGTGACAAAGCGGAATTAGGTGATTACGATTGGATTAAATTTGATCAAATAAATTGGTATAGAGAAGTCAGTAAAAGATATACAAAATTAAATGATAATCAACCCTTGCCCGCTTTGGCTTTTTTTCATATTCCGCTGCCGGAATATGATTTGATAAAAAAAAATCCAACCACAATAGGTGATAGAGACGAGCAAGTTTGTTCGCCAAAAATAAATTCCGGATTGTATAATGCATTTTTGGAATTCAAAGATGTTATGGGAATGTTTGTCGGACATGATCACAATAATAATTATATTGGAACTTTAAACAATATTTGTCTTGCTTACGGTTGTAAAACGGGTAAAAACTCATATGGAGATTTGGAAAAAGGAGCTAGAGTGATTGTTCTTTTTGAAGGTGAAAGAAAATTTAATACATGGATAAATACGATAAATGAAAAATCTAAAAACTTTGTAACATTTCCGGATTCATTTGAGAAGTAA
- a CDS encoding glycoside hydrolase family 130 protein has protein sequence MDKIIIGNSLPNIPWEDKPKNCADFVWRFSGNPILGWNPIPKAARVYNSAIVPYNEKFAGVFRADKKNGRATLFAGTSEDGIKIDLNTEPINWIVENGSPNPTSYAYDPRVVNIDGTYYITWCDDMKGPSIGLGRTTDFKTFVRMPNPLLPYNRNGVLFPRKINGKYYLLSRPSDTGHTPFGDIYISESPDLIYWGKHKHVMGKGGQGWWQGTKIGAGPIPIETTEGWLLFYHGVSNTCNGFVYSFGAVILDLEIPNKVLYRTRDYLLTPEKDYETIGFVQNVVFPCANLYDAQTGRIAIYYGAADTYTAIAFAQVNELIDYIKKNSEVV, from the coding sequence ATGGATAAGATTATTATTGGAAATTCACTTCCAAATATTCCTTGGGAAGATAAACCAAAAAACTGCGCTGATTTTGTTTGGAGGTTTTCCGGAAATCCGATTTTAGGCTGGAATCCAATTCCGAAAGCAGCAAGAGTATATAACAGTGCAATCGTTCCTTATAATGAAAAATTTGCCGGAGTTTTTAGAGCAGATAAAAAAAATGGCAGAGCAACTTTATTTGCAGGAACAAGTGAAGACGGAATTAAAATAGATTTGAACACGGAACCGATAAATTGGATAGTTGAAAATGGAAGTCCGAATCCGACAAGTTATGCTTACGATCCAAGAGTTGTAAATATAGATGGTACTTATTATATAACTTGGTGTGATGATATGAAAGGCCCATCAATCGGACTTGGAAGAACAACAGATTTTAAAACTTTTGTCAGAATGCCAAATCCATTATTACCTTATAACAGAAACGGTGTTTTATTTCCAAGAAAAATAAACGGAAAATATTATCTGTTAAGCAGACCAAGCGATACGGGACATACTCCATTTGGAGATATTTATATAAGTGAAAGTCCGGATTTAATTTATTGGGGAAAACATAAACACGTGATGGGAAAAGGCGGACAAGGCTGGTGGCAAGGTACAAAAATTGGAGCGGGTCCGATTCCAATTGAAACAACGGAAGGCTGGTTATTATTTTATCACGGCGTTTCAAATACGTGTAATGGATTTGTATACAGTTTTGGCGCTGTAATTCTGGATTTGGAAATTCCAAATAAGGTTTTGTATAGAACAAGGGACTATTTATTAACTCCCGAAAAGGATTATGAAACAATCGGTTTTGTACAGAATGTGGTTTTTCCATGCGCTAATTTATATGACGCACAAACCGGAAGAATCGCAATTTATTACGGTGCTGCCGATACATATACAGCCATTGCATTTGCTCAAGTTAATGAACTAATAGATTATATTAAAAAAAACTCGGAAGTTGTTTAA